In Kitasatospora gansuensis, a genomic segment contains:
- a CDS encoding ATP-dependent helicase codes for MAERDLTASLDSFAPATKAWFTGAFSTPTTAQAQAWDAINRRTDVLVVAPTGSGKTLAAFLSALDRLSHTLPPADPKRRCRVLYISPIKALAVDVERNLRAPLAGLRQAAVRLGLPEPDVQVGIRSGDTPAADRRRFATHPPDILITTPESLFLLLTSAARDALRGVDTVILDEVHAVAGTKRGAHLALSLERLDELLDRPARRIGLSATVRPVDEVARYLSPQRGAVVVQPPADKRFDLSVVVPVADLDELPSDTEDPARQASIWPHVEERIVDLVQAHRSTIVFANSRRLAERLCNRLNEIAHERATGAQLPEAHSPAQLMGGSGAAAGAPAVIARAHHGSVSKEQRALVEEELKAGRLPAVVATSSLELGIDMGAVDLVIQVESPPSVASGLQRVGRAGHQVGAVSTGVVFPKYRADLVQSAVVTERMRSGGIEALRVPRNPLDVLAQQLVAITALDTWDVDELLALVRRAAPFATLPQSAFDGVLDMLAGRYPSDAFAELRPRLVWDRVAGTVTGRPGAQRLAVTSGGTIPDRGLFGVFIVGSDPKKGGGRVGELDEEMVYESRVGDVFTLGTTSWRIEEITHDRVLVTPAPGIPGRLPFWKGDSLGRPLELGRAVGAFVRELGALTPDQATVRLKAAGLDDWAAANLLTYLAEQRTATGHLPDDRTIVVERFRDELGDWRIVIHSPFGAQVHAPWALALGARLREKHGLDPQVMHADDGIVLRLPDADLLDFPSDKPITTDAPVGADAALFDKGEIEQLVTDQVGGSALFAARFRECAGRALLLPRRSPGKRTPLWQQRQRASQLLEVAGEYGSFPIVLEAVRECLQDVFDVPGLVELMGDLESRAVRLVEVTTPEPSPFARSLLFGYVAQFLYEGDSPLAERRAAALALDSRLLSELLGQAELRELLDPAVLAELEAELQRLTPERRIKDAEGVADALRLLGPLSTEELTVRGADPEWAAGLQAARRVIQVRIGGEQRWSAIEDAGRLRDALGTPLPVGVPEAFTEPVKDPLGDLLARYARTHGPFTAPEAAARFGLGGAVVTGVLHRLTADGRLVQGEFRPGEGHSGLVEWCDAEVLRRLRRRSLAALRQEVEAVPPRALAAFLPQWQHLGGHRLRGPDGLLRVVEQLQGTALPASALEKLVLPARLLDYTPALLDELMAAGEIGWSGAGALPGKDGWIGLHLPESAHLLRPEPVPPAVTPVHTALLAALAGGYGLFFRQLTERLPEVPEGELTEALWDLAWGGYVTNDTLAPLRALLGSGRTAGATAHRAPRAAPRGRYGGMARPAARAGSPTVAGRWSLLPEPAAEPTLRGTAQAQTLLDRHGVLTRGAVAAERVPGGFAGVYRVLSAFEERGRARRGYFVEGLGGAQFAMDGAADRLRSVSGRLERAGEAAWATAPAAEAAQTLVLAAADPANAYGAALPWPELPPAAQQHRPGRKAGALVVLVDGEPALYVERGGKSLLAWSEQPVAVAALAEAVRGGALGSSVTVERVNGEAALTAPMGALLEEAGFHPTPRGFRLRG; via the coding sequence ATGGCGGAACGTGACCTGACGGCTTCTCTGGACAGCTTCGCTCCGGCGACCAAGGCCTGGTTCACGGGGGCGTTCAGCACGCCCACCACCGCCCAGGCCCAGGCCTGGGACGCGATCAACCGGCGGACGGACGTCCTGGTGGTCGCCCCCACCGGCTCCGGCAAGACGCTGGCCGCCTTCCTGTCCGCGCTCGACCGGCTCAGTCACACCCTGCCGCCCGCCGACCCGAAGCGCCGCTGCCGGGTGCTCTACATCTCCCCGATCAAGGCCCTGGCGGTCGACGTCGAGCGCAACCTGCGGGCCCCGCTGGCCGGGCTGCGCCAGGCGGCCGTCCGGCTCGGCCTGCCGGAGCCGGACGTCCAGGTCGGCATCCGCTCGGGCGACACCCCCGCCGCCGACCGCCGCCGGTTCGCCACCCACCCGCCGGACATCCTGATCACCACCCCCGAGTCGCTCTTCCTGCTGCTCACCTCCGCCGCCCGGGACGCGCTGCGCGGCGTCGACACGGTGATCCTGGACGAGGTGCACGCGGTCGCCGGGACGAAGCGCGGCGCCCACCTGGCGCTCAGCCTGGAGCGGCTGGACGAGCTGCTGGACCGCCCGGCCCGCCGGATCGGCCTGTCGGCCACCGTCCGCCCGGTGGACGAGGTGGCCCGCTACCTGAGCCCGCAGCGCGGCGCGGTGGTGGTCCAGCCACCCGCCGACAAGCGGTTCGACCTCTCGGTGGTGGTTCCGGTCGCCGATCTGGACGAGCTGCCGAGCGACACCGAGGACCCGGCCCGGCAGGCGTCGATCTGGCCGCACGTCGAGGAGCGGATCGTCGACCTGGTGCAGGCGCACCGCTCGACCATCGTGTTCGCCAACTCCCGCCGGCTGGCCGAGCGGCTCTGCAACCGGCTGAACGAGATCGCCCACGAGCGTGCCACCGGCGCCCAGCTGCCCGAGGCGCACTCCCCCGCCCAGCTGATGGGCGGCTCCGGCGCCGCCGCCGGTGCGCCCGCGGTGATCGCCCGGGCGCACCACGGCTCGGTCTCCAAGGAGCAGCGCGCCCTGGTCGAGGAGGAGTTGAAGGCCGGTCGGCTGCCCGCCGTGGTGGCCACCTCCAGTCTGGAGCTGGGCATCGACATGGGCGCCGTCGACCTGGTGATCCAGGTCGAGTCACCGCCCTCGGTCGCCTCCGGCCTGCAGCGGGTCGGCCGGGCCGGCCACCAGGTCGGCGCGGTCTCCACCGGCGTGGTCTTCCCCAAGTACCGGGCCGACCTGGTGCAGTCCGCCGTGGTCACCGAGCGGATGCGCTCGGGCGGCATCGAGGCGCTCCGGGTGCCGCGCAACCCACTGGACGTGCTGGCCCAGCAGCTGGTCGCGATCACCGCGCTCGACACCTGGGACGTGGACGAGCTGCTCGCCCTGGTCCGCCGGGCCGCCCCGTTCGCCACCCTCCCGCAGTCCGCCTTCGACGGCGTGCTGGACATGCTGGCGGGCCGTTACCCCTCGGACGCCTTCGCCGAGTTGCGCCCCCGCCTGGTCTGGGACCGGGTGGCCGGCACGGTCACCGGCCGCCCCGGCGCCCAGCGCCTCGCGGTCACCTCCGGCGGCACCATCCCGGACCGCGGCCTGTTCGGCGTCTTCATCGTCGGCAGCGACCCCAAGAAGGGCGGCGGGAGGGTCGGCGAGCTGGACGAGGAGATGGTCTACGAGTCCCGGGTCGGCGACGTCTTCACCCTGGGCACCACCTCCTGGCGGATCGAGGAGATCACCCACGACCGGGTGCTGGTCACCCCCGCCCCCGGCATCCCCGGGCGGCTGCCGTTCTGGAAGGGCGACAGCCTCGGCCGCCCGTTGGAGCTCGGCCGCGCGGTCGGCGCCTTCGTCCGCGAACTGGGCGCCCTGACACCCGATCAGGCGACGGTCCGGCTGAAAGCCGCCGGGCTGGACGACTGGGCGGCGGCCAACCTGCTCACGTACCTGGCCGAGCAGCGCACCGCCACCGGCCACCTGCCGGACGACCGCACCATCGTGGTCGAGCGGTTCCGGGACGAGCTGGGCGACTGGCGGATCGTCATCCACTCCCCGTTCGGCGCCCAGGTGCACGCCCCCTGGGCACTCGCCCTCGGCGCCCGGCTGCGCGAGAAGCACGGCCTGGACCCGCAGGTGATGCACGCCGACGACGGCATCGTGCTCCGCCTGCCCGACGCCGACCTCCTCGACTTCCCGTCCGACAAACCGATCACCACCGACGCGCCGGTCGGCGCCGACGCCGCCCTGTTCGACAAGGGCGAGATCGAGCAGCTGGTGACCGATCAGGTCGGCGGCTCCGCCCTGTTCGCCGCCCGGTTCCGCGAGTGCGCGGGCCGGGCATTGCTGCTGCCGCGCCGCAGCCCCGGCAAGCGCACCCCGCTCTGGCAGCAGCGCCAGCGGGCGTCCCAGCTGCTGGAGGTGGCCGGCGAGTACGGCTCGTTCCCGATCGTGCTGGAGGCGGTCCGGGAGTGCCTGCAGGACGTCTTCGACGTGCCGGGCCTGGTCGAGCTGATGGGTGATCTGGAGTCCCGCGCGGTCCGGCTGGTGGAGGTCACCACCCCCGAGCCGTCACCCTTCGCCCGCTCGCTGCTGTTCGGCTACGTCGCGCAGTTCCTGTACGAGGGCGACTCCCCGCTGGCAGAGCGGCGGGCCGCCGCGCTGGCGCTGGATTCCCGGCTGCTCTCCGAGCTGCTCGGCCAGGCCGAGCTCCGCGAGCTGCTCGACCCGGCGGTGCTGGCCGAGCTGGAGGCGGAGCTGCAGCGGCTCACCCCGGAGCGCCGGATCAAGGACGCCGAGGGCGTCGCCGACGCGCTGCGCCTGCTCGGGCCGCTCTCCACCGAGGAGCTGACGGTCCGTGGGGCCGACCCCGAGTGGGCGGCCGGGCTGCAGGCCGCTCGCCGGGTGATCCAGGTCCGGATCGGCGGCGAGCAGCGCTGGTCCGCGATCGAGGACGCCGGGCGGCTGCGGGACGCGCTCGGCACCCCGCTGCCGGTCGGCGTCCCCGAGGCGTTCACCGAGCCGGTCAAGGACCCGCTGGGCGACCTGCTGGCCCGGTACGCCCGCACCCACGGCCCGTTCACGGCGCCCGAGGCGGCGGCCCGGTTCGGCCTGGGCGGCGCCGTGGTCACCGGCGTCCTGCACCGGCTGACCGCCGACGGGCGGCTGGTGCAGGGCGAGTTCAGGCCCGGCGAGGGTCACAGCGGCCTGGTCGAGTGGTGCGACGCCGAGGTGCTGCGCCGGCTGCGCCGCCGCTCGCTGGCCGCGCTCCGCCAGGAGGTGGAGGCCGTGCCGCCCCGGGCGCTGGCCGCCTTCCTGCCGCAGTGGCAGCACCTGGGTGGCCACCGGCTGCGCGGCCCGGACGGCCTGCTCCGGGTGGTCGAGCAGCTCCAGGGGACCGCCCTGCCCGCCTCCGCGCTGGAGAAGCTGGTGCTGCCCGCCCGGCTGCTCGACTACACCCCCGCGCTGCTGGACGAGCTGATGGCCGCCGGCGAGATCGGCTGGTCCGGCGCGGGCGCGCTGCCGGGCAAGGACGGCTGGATCGGGCTGCACCTGCCCGAGTCGGCCCACCTGCTGCGCCCGGAGCCGGTGCCACCGGCCGTCACCCCCGTGCACACCGCGTTGCTGGCGGCCCTGGCTGGCGGCTACGGCCTGTTCTTCCGTCAGCTGACGGAGCGGCTGCCCGAGGTCCCGGAGGGCGAGTTGACCGAGGCGCTCTGGGACCTGGCCTGGGGCGGCTATGTGACCAATGACACACTGGCGCCGCTGCGTGCCCTGCTCGGCTCGGGCCGGACGGCCGGCGCCACCGCGCACCGGGCACCCCGGGCCGCCCCGCGTGGCCGGTACGGCGGGATGGCCAGGCCGGCCGCCCGGGCGGGTTCCCCGACGGTGGCCGGCCGCTGGTCGCTGCTGCCGGAGCCGGCCGCCGAGCCGACCCTGCGGGGCACCGCGCAGGCGCAGACCCTGCTGGACCGGCACGGCGTGCTGACCAGGGGCGCGGTGGCCGCCGAGCGGGTGCCGGGCGGCTTCGCCGGGGTCTACCGGGTGCTGAGCGCCTTCGAGGAGCGCGGCCGGGCCCGCCGGGGCTACTTCGTGGAGGGCCTGGGCGGGGCACAGTTCGCGATGGACGGCGCCGCCGACCGCCTGCGGTCGGTCAGCGGGCGGCTGGAGCGGGCGGGCGAGGCGGCCTGGGCGACCGCACCGGCCGCCGAGGCGGCCCAGACGCTGGTGCTGGCGGCGGCCGACCCGGCGAACGCGTACGGGGCCGCGCTGCCCTGGCCCGAGCTACCGCCCGCCGCCCAGCAGCACCGGCCGGGGCGGAAGGCCGGGGCGCTGGTGGTGCTGGTGGACGGCGAGCCCGCGCTGTACGTGGAGCGGGGCGGCAAGTCGCTGCTGGCCTGGTCCGAGCAGCCGGTGGCGGTGGCGGCGCTCGCCGAGGCCGTCCGGGGCGGGGCACTGGGCAGCAGCGTTACCGTCGAACGGGTCAACGGGGAAGCGGCGTTGACGGCCCCGATGGGGGCTCTGCTGGAGGAGGCGGGCTTCCATCCGACACCCCGGGGGTTCCGACTGCGCGGGTGA
- a CDS encoding helix-turn-helix domain-containing protein: MILLRRLLGDVLRRQRQRQGRTLREVSAAARVSLGYLSEVERGQKEASSELLSAICDALDVRMSEVMREVSDELSLAELAAMATLSEGELLRPVLEPVQLPAPGVDRMSSISPKAAAVDVVAA, from the coding sequence ATGATCCTGCTCCGTCGCCTACTGGGCGATGTACTGCGTCGGCAGCGCCAACGCCAGGGCCGCACACTTCGCGAGGTGTCGGCAGCCGCCAGGGTTTCGCTCGGTTACCTCTCCGAGGTCGAGCGGGGACAGAAGGAGGCCTCCTCCGAGTTGCTCTCCGCCATCTGCGACGCGCTGGACGTCCGGATGTCCGAGGTGATGCGGGAGGTCAGCGACGAGCTGTCGCTCGCCGAACTTGCGGCGATGGCCACTCTCTCGGAGGGTGAGCTGCTGAGGCCGGTACTCGAACCGGTTCAGCTGCCGGCTCCCGGTGTCGACCGGATGAGCTCCATCTCGCCCAAGGCCGCCGCCGTGGACGTGGTGGCAGCCTGA
- a CDS encoding CinA family protein codes for MTDRQSAADPQPAADLHRALRDRGATLAVAESLTGGLLSATLVDVPGASATYRGGVVAYATELKAALLGVDEGLLAVQGPVHPVVARQMAEGVRKLLGADYGLATTGVAGPEEQDGRPVGTVHLGWAGPDGVGTESLHLSGTRETIRQDTVRAALHLMLDRVAR; via the coding sequence GTGACCGACCGTCAGTCCGCCGCCGACCCGCAGCCCGCCGCCGACCTGCACCGGGCGCTCCGCGACCGGGGCGCCACCCTGGCCGTCGCCGAGTCGCTGACCGGCGGTCTGCTGTCGGCCACGCTGGTCGACGTCCCCGGCGCCTCCGCGACCTACCGGGGCGGCGTGGTCGCGTACGCCACCGAGTTGAAGGCCGCGCTGCTGGGCGTGGACGAGGGCCTGCTCGCCGTGCAGGGCCCTGTCCACCCCGTGGTGGCCCGTCAGATGGCCGAGGGCGTCCGCAAACTGCTCGGCGCCGACTACGGCCTGGCCACCACCGGTGTGGCCGGCCCCGAGGAGCAGGACGGCCGGCCGGTCGGCACCGTCCACCTCGGCTGGGCCGGACCCGACGGAGTCGGGACGGAGTCCCTTCACTTGTCAGGAACACGTGAAACAATCCGGCAGGACACCGTGCGGGCAGCCCTGCACCTGATGCTGGATCGCGTAGCGCGTTGA
- the pgsA gene encoding CDP-diacylglycerol--glycerol-3-phosphate 3-phosphatidyltransferase: MSRGPGASAPAQPTGDAGTPPVPSLWNIANVLTMIRLLLVPVFVLLLFADGGHDPKWRSVAWASFAIAMITDLFDGELARRKGLVTDFGKIADPIADKAIMGAALIGLSVLGDLPWWVTAVILARELGITVMRFWVIHYGVIPASRGGKLKTLTQGIAVGMYVLELTGWLATARALLMAVAVLLTVGTGLDYVRQAIVLRRAGRSEAGRTKEATAK; encoded by the coding sequence ATGAGCAGAGGGCCAGGCGCCTCCGCCCCGGCCCAGCCGACGGGCGACGCCGGTACGCCGCCCGTTCCCTCCCTGTGGAACATCGCCAACGTGCTGACCATGATCCGGCTGCTGCTGGTCCCGGTCTTCGTGCTGCTGCTGTTCGCCGACGGGGGCCACGACCCCAAGTGGCGCTCGGTGGCCTGGGCCTCGTTCGCGATCGCGATGATCACCGACCTGTTCGACGGTGAGCTGGCCCGGCGCAAGGGCCTGGTCACCGACTTCGGCAAGATCGCCGACCCGATCGCCGACAAGGCCATCATGGGCGCCGCCCTGATCGGCCTGTCGGTGCTCGGGGACCTGCCCTGGTGGGTCACCGCGGTGATCCTGGCCCGGGAGCTCGGCATCACCGTGATGCGGTTCTGGGTGATCCACTACGGCGTCATCCCGGCCAGCCGGGGCGGCAAGCTCAAGACCCTCACCCAGGGCATCGCGGTCGGCATGTACGTGCTGGAGCTGACCGGCTGGCTGGCCACCGCGCGGGCCCTGCTGATGGCCGTGGCCGTGCTGCTCACGGTCGGCACCGGTCTCGACTACGTCCGGCAGGCGATCGTGCTGCGCCGGGCCGGCCGGAGCGAGGCCGGACGGACGAAGGAAGCCACCGCGAAGTGA
- the rimO gene encoding 30S ribosomal protein S12 methylthiotransferase RimO gives MPERRTVALVTLGCARNEVDSEELAGRLEADGWLLVEDAADADVAVVNTCGFVEAAKKDSVDALLEANDLKGHGRTQAVVAVGCMAERYGKELADALPEADGVLGFDDYTDISSRLQTILSGGNIEAHKPRDRRTLLPLTPVARQAAATQVALPGHGAPADLPEGVAPASGPRTLRKRLDDNPVASVKLASGCDRRCSFCAIPAFRGSFISRRPSDVLGEAQWLAEQGVTEAVLVSENNTSYGKDLGDIRLLETLLSEIAAVDGIRRVRVSYLQPAEMRPGLIDVMTTTPGVVPYFDLSFQHSAPAVLRKMRRFGNTEQFLELLATIRSKAPQAGARSNFIVGFPGESEQDFAELERFVTEAGLDAIGVFGYSDEDGTEAATFDGKLSEDVVEDRLARLTKLAEEMTAQRAEQRIGTEVEVLVESVEDGVVEGRSAHQAPETDGLTTLLGADDAEIGQYYRATVVGTEGVDLVAEALERVGAEA, from the coding sequence ATGCCTGAACGCCGTACTGTCGCCCTTGTCACGCTCGGATGCGCCCGCAACGAGGTGGACTCCGAGGAACTCGCCGGGCGACTGGAGGCGGACGGCTGGCTGCTGGTCGAGGACGCCGCCGACGCCGACGTCGCCGTCGTCAACACCTGCGGGTTCGTCGAAGCCGCCAAGAAGGACTCCGTCGACGCCCTGCTGGAGGCCAACGACCTCAAGGGTCACGGCCGGACCCAGGCCGTGGTCGCGGTCGGCTGCATGGCCGAGCGCTACGGCAAGGAGCTCGCCGACGCGCTGCCCGAGGCGGACGGGGTGCTCGGCTTCGACGACTACACCGACATCTCCAGCCGCCTCCAGACCATCCTGTCCGGCGGCAACATCGAGGCCCACAAGCCCCGGGACCGCCGCACGCTGCTCCCGCTCACCCCGGTGGCCCGACAGGCCGCCGCCACCCAGGTCGCGCTGCCCGGCCACGGCGCCCCCGCGGACCTGCCCGAGGGCGTCGCCCCGGCGTCCGGCCCGCGCACCCTGCGCAAGCGGCTGGACGACAACCCGGTCGCCTCGGTCAAGCTGGCCTCCGGCTGCGACCGGCGATGTTCGTTCTGCGCGATCCCGGCCTTCCGCGGCTCGTTCATCTCCCGCCGCCCCTCCGACGTGCTGGGCGAGGCCCAGTGGCTGGCCGAGCAGGGCGTCACCGAGGCGGTGCTGGTCAGCGAGAACAACACCTCGTACGGCAAGGACCTGGGCGACATCCGCCTGCTGGAGACCCTGCTGAGCGAGATCGCCGCCGTGGACGGCATCCGCCGGGTCCGGGTCAGCTACCTGCAGCCCGCCGAGATGCGACCCGGCCTGATCGACGTGATGACCACCACCCCCGGTGTGGTGCCGTACTTCGACCTGTCCTTCCAGCACTCGGCCCCGGCCGTGCTGCGGAAGATGCGCCGCTTCGGCAACACCGAGCAGTTCCTCGAGCTGCTCGCCACCATCCGCTCCAAGGCCCCGCAGGCCGGTGCCCGGTCCAACTTCATCGTCGGCTTCCCCGGCGAGAGCGAGCAGGACTTCGCCGAGCTGGAGCGCTTCGTCACCGAGGCCGGCCTGGACGCGATCGGCGTCTTCGGCTACTCCGACGAGGACGGCACCGAGGCCGCGACCTTCGACGGCAAGCTGTCCGAGGACGTGGTCGAGGACCGCCTGGCGCGGCTCACCAAGCTGGCCGAGGAGATGACCGCGCAGCGCGCCGAGCAGCGGATCGGCACCGAGGTCGAGGTGCTGGTCGAGTCGGTCGAGGACGGCGTGGTCGAGGGCCGGTCGGCCCACCAGGCCCCGGAGACCGACGGTCTGACCACCCTGCTGGGCGCCGACGACGCCGAGATCGGCCAGTACTACCGGGCCACCGTGGTCGGCACCGAGGGTGTCGACCTGGTGGCGGAGGCGCTGGAGCGCGTGGGAGCCGAGGCATGA
- a CDS encoding helix-turn-helix domain-containing protein, whose protein sequence is MTIGKSSPRDNRRSSAPDSQAVPPAAQEPVVELPAIGRALADARRQAGLTIDQVSADTRVRVPILHAIEEDDYSRCGGDFYARGHIRAFAKAVGVDGEALVAQYDAAHGGAPTAQRPTQLLDTGPIKVTDHRRPNWTAAMVAAIVAVVALIGFNLFSGEKTVTTAGSASAPLPSASASASPSVQPPAPAPSVQAIAAAPADKVTVKLVAEGGTSWVTATDGAGKSLFQNNLEQGEAQTFTDPKQIKLVIGNAGAVHVFVNGKDLGPAGQDGQVKHLTYTPGDPQAG, encoded by the coding sequence GTGACCATCGGCAAGTCCTCGCCCCGCGACAACCGCCGGTCCTCCGCCCCCGACTCCCAGGCCGTGCCCCCGGCCGCCCAGGAGCCGGTCGTCGAGCTGCCCGCGATCGGCCGGGCGCTCGCCGACGCGCGTCGGCAGGCCGGGCTGACGATCGATCAGGTCAGCGCCGACACCCGGGTCCGGGTGCCGATCCTGCACGCCATCGAGGAGGACGACTACTCCCGCTGCGGCGGCGACTTCTACGCCCGGGGCCACATCCGGGCGTTCGCCAAGGCGGTCGGGGTGGACGGCGAGGCGCTGGTGGCGCAGTACGACGCCGCGCACGGCGGCGCCCCGACGGCGCAGCGGCCGACCCAGCTGCTGGACACCGGCCCGATCAAGGTCACCGACCACCGCCGCCCGAACTGGACGGCCGCCATGGTGGCCGCGATCGTCGCGGTGGTCGCGCTGATCGGCTTCAACCTGTTCTCCGGCGAGAAGACCGTCACCACGGCCGGCTCCGCCAGCGCCCCGCTGCCCAGTGCCTCGGCCTCCGCCTCGCCCTCGGTGCAGCCCCCGGCGCCCGCGCCGAGCGTCCAGGCGATCGCGGCCGCCCCGGCCGACAAGGTCACCGTGAAGCTGGTCGCCGAGGGCGGCACCAGCTGGGTCACCGCGACGGACGGCGCCGGGAAGTCGCTGTTCCAGAACAACCTGGAGCAGGGCGAGGCCCAGACCTTCACCGACCCGAAGCAGATCAAGCTGGTGATCGGCAACGCGGGCGCCGTGCACGTGTTCGTCAACGGCAAGGACCTCGGCCCGGCCGGCCAGGACGGTCAGGTCAAGCACCTGACCTACACCCCCGGCGACCCGCAGGCCGGCTGA